One Scophthalmus maximus strain ysfricsl-2021 chromosome 9, ASM2237912v1, whole genome shotgun sequence genomic region harbors:
- the ankhd1 gene encoding ankyrin repeat and KH domain-containing protein 1 isoform X5 codes for MQDAVAGTAMLTDGFEDEIDSVTPRSPVAGMGVGATPGGVGLGGIGIGVGGKKVRLYGEPGGPAAERLDFKLAAAAVLSSGPGSGSDEDEVSEVESFILDQEDLDNPIMKTASELLLSSATDGVDLRTVDPETQARLEALLEAAGIGKLSTADGKAFADPEVLRRLTSSVSCALDEAAAALTRMRAENTLNAGQADNRSLAEACSDGDVNAVRKLLDEGRSVNEHTEEGESLLCLACSAGYYELAQVLLAMHANVEDRGIKGDITPLMAAASGGYVDIVKLLLVHGADVNAQSSTGNTALTYACAGGFVDVVKVLLKEGANIEDHNENGHTPLMEAASAGHVEVARVLLEYGAGINTHSNEFKESALTLACYKGHLDMVRFLLEAGADQEHKTDEMHTALMEACMDGHVEVARLLLDSGAQVNMPADSFESPLTLAACGGHVELAALLIERGANLEEVNDEGYTPLMEAAREGHEEMVALLLAQGANINAQTEETQETALTLACCGGFLEVADFLIKAGADIELGCSTPLMEAAQEGHLELVKYLLAAGANVHATTATGDTALTYACENGHTDVADVLLQAGANLEHESEGGRTPLMKAARAGHLCTVQFLISKGANVNRATANNDHTVVSLACAGGHLAVVELLLAHGADPTHRLKDGSTMLIEAAKGGHTNVVSYLLDYPNNILSVPAPDLSQLTPPSQDASQVPRVPIQALAMVVPPQEPDRAPSNIATPPPISSKSMSKQRQASLQPGVPTSVGRGPEAEPLPPFHLCQPLECIVEETEGKLNELGQRISAIEKAQLQSLELIQGEPLTKDKIEELKKSREEQVQKKKKILKELQKVERQLQLKTQQQFTKEYMEAKGLKEEQEAGLSQSPGPGSTTSAPGPLSATPGSQVLTGSDTDEEANRDEEQLEEDGEEDEEDDDEEEGSEEEADGEEEDYPKLPQVGTILYRDGPQPPQQPPLPPSPQAQPQPPPPPHQTAFVPIQPLPDYNPTDYPGSTSPELQRVLVGQQMLGQQQQGQGQQLAGLGPGMIPQQAPDGLMVATPAQTLTDTLDDIMAAVSNRVPMLNTTTSPTPLSQPPTQTSANIASPPSVLPLYPSVDIDAHTESNHDTALTLACAGGHEELVSVLIARGANIEHRDKKGFTPLILAATAGHVGVVEVLLDKGGDIEAQSERTKDTPLSLACSGGRQEVVELLLLRGANKEHRNVSDYTPLSLAASGGYVNIIKILLNAGAEINSRTGSKLGISPLMLAAMNGHVPAVKLLLDMGSDINAQIETNRNTALTLACFQGRAEVVSLLLDRKANVEHRAKTGLTPLMEAASGGYAEVGRVLLDKGADVNAPPVPSSRDTALTIAADKGHYKFCELLINRGAHIDVRNKKGNTPLWLAANGGHFDVVQLLVHASADVDAADNRKITPLMAAFRKGHVKVVQYLVKEVNQFPSDIECMRYIATIADKELLKKCHQCMETIVKAKDQQAAEANKNASILLKELDLEKSREESKKQALAAKREKRKEKRKKKKEEQKRKMEEEEGQKVKEEFSEMQEQKEDSADESEVPIEPPSATTTTTIGISATSTTFTTAFGKKRPGVATTPSTNRKNKKNKTKDSPNEPIILQDPQVALAQHKADKNKIHGEPRGGGGGVTGGNSDSDPLDSTDCASESSSSGGKSQELNYLPDLTSSASSSSSSSSSSSSSAPSSGAAQAILPGPEKRHCPQPQTDGKMDSKVTVSISKPMQKASDMSDSTSNSLPSPFKTMGLPVTSPNSKLSLTSPKRGQKREEGWKEVVRRSKKLSVPASVVSRIMGRGGCNITAIQDVTGAHIDVDKQKDKNGERMITIRGGTESTRYAVQLINALIQDPAKELEDLIPRNHIRAPGSKTTSASFASSTGATSGSATGPKALSSLVSSTGVSFQASSSSSSSSSQAGKIGKGLSSNVRQPFPVSLPLAYAHPQLALLAAQTMHQIRHPRLPMAQFGGTFSPAASTWGPFPVRPVSPGSANSSPKHNGGTNSTGCQARPNSTHNDHGNTASTGAPVTTTNTTTTSAPNTSSAAGSPHTPNPTPYNPQPSIPTPSSVRKQLFAPDPKPAGVTSVSAAATATSGTNAARGTGSPAHHSSTITTANASQQPVGPISQPPVQPAKTEPSAVAPPGKDKASLPVENQPVSVSESINSVGFNAPSMALHPKPEQRQQLPPPPSSVPSTEAPPPLLNPQHSSHLPSAPPPVLSHNVAHPNNTVPHFSAPAPRVSHRMQPQGPYYSLAEQQQTQQQQQQQQQQQQQQQQQQQQSVFVPFNPQQEPPKQSQNQTSQPTSLPPQAQTQGSLQVSANMGMMNGSQMHHVANAGKPQQLPPNFGPAGLFNFSSIFDNNSQVGNNQVWGACHLPARSPPEQSYSAPPAYMSMGQMENMMPPPPPDSSKAPGYRSASQRMVNSPIALTSYATSISGSPVYLHGHTGVGTPSFSRQHFSPHPWSASTSGESPVPPPSTVSSSALSTSAVAPPPQPKPGSSSQQDRKVPPPIGTERLARIRQTGSVNPPLLTTSYTASVGQGGIWSFGVGSASEAMSGWSQPLMSSHMMHPQLQAEQSAFSQHQPMEQDDTGIANPANNYHQPQHLPNSYMDFPKGIPMSMYGGTMLPPHPPMGEGPGGPMYNGLHAGDPAWSPIIKVVPNNADNSDPQQQVWPGTWAPHVGNVHLNHVN; via the exons ATGCAGGATGCAGTAGCCGGGACGGCAATGCTGACGGACGGCTTCGAGGACGAGATTGACTCGGTGACTCCTCGCTCCCCAGTGGCAGGGATGGGGGTAGGAGCGACACCAGGAGGAGTCGGACTAGGGGGCATTGGGATCGGTGTCGGTGGAAAGAAAGTACGTTTGTACGGCGAACCAGGCGGACCTGCTGCAGAAAGACTGGATTTCAAACTGGCGGCCGCGGCCGTCCTCTCCTCGGGTCCAGGATCAGGCAGCGACGAAGACGAGGTTTCAGAG GTGGAGTCATTCATTTTGGACCAGGAGGACCTGGACAACCCCATAATGAAGACGGCGTCAGAGTTGCTCCTGTCCAGCGCCACAGACGGGGTCGATTTAAGGACTGTTGATCCAGAGACACAGGCCCGACTTGAAGCTCTACTGGAAGCCGCAG GCATCGGTAAACTGTCCACTGCCGATGGTAAAGCTTTTGCAGACCCCGAGGTCCTACGGCGACTGACGTCATCTGTGAGCTGTGCCCTGGATGAGGCTGCGGCAGCCCTGACACGTATGAGAGCTGAAAACACACTCAACGCCGGCCAAGCCGACAA CCGTAGTTTAGCAGAGGCGTGCTCAGATGGGGATGTCAACGCTGTGCGCAAGTTGTTGGATGAGGGACGAAGCGTCAACGAACACACGGAGGAAGGGGAGAGCCTGCTGTGCCTCGCCTGCTCGGCTGGCTACTATGAACTTGCACAG GTTTTATTGGCCATGCATGCCAATGTGGAGGACAGGGGCATCAAGGGGGACATAACGCCACTTATGGCAGCTGCCAGCGGAGGTTATGTGGACATTGTCAAACTACTTCTGGTCCACGGAGCAGATGTCAATGCACAGTCCTCCAcag GCAACACAGCTCTGACGTACGCATGTGCCGGTGGCTTCGTGGATGTGGTGAAGGTGCTTCTGAAAGAGGGCGCTAACATTGAGGACCACAACGAGAACGGACACACACCTCTAATGGAGGCGGCCAGTGCCGGCCACGTGGAAGTGGCCAGGGTACTCTTGGAGTATGGCGCTGGcatcaacacacactccaatgaGTTCAAGGAGAGCGCTCTCACGCTCGCCTGCTACAAAG gtcaccTGGATATGGTACGTTTTCTGTTGGAGGCCGGAGCAGACCAGGAACATAAAACAGATGAGATGCACACAGCGCTAATGGAGGCGTGCATG GACGGCCATGTCGAAGTAGCACGGCTGCTGTTGGACAGCGGTGCTCAGGTCAACATGCCAGCTGATTCCTTTGAGTCGCCGCTCACCCTCGCAGCGTGCGGAGGACATGTCGAGCTGGCCGCCTTGCTCATAGAGAGAGGAGCCAACTTGGAGGAG GTTAACGATGAGGGCTACACTCCCCTCATGGAGGCAGCTAGGGAAGGCCATGAAGAGATGGTAGCACTGCTACTGGCTCAAG GTGCTAACATCAATGCCCAGACAGAAGAGACCCAGGAGACGGCTTTGACCCTAGCATGCTGTGGAGGCTTCTTGGAAGTGGCCGACTTCCTCATCAAGGCAGGGGCTGACATTGAGTTGGGCTGCTCCACTCCTCTAATGGAGGCTGCACAGGAGGGCCATCTGGAGTTGGTCAAATACCTACTGGCTGCAG GGGCAAATGTCCATGCCACCACGGCAACAGGTGACACAGCGTTGACGTATGCATGTGAGAACGGACACACTGATGTTGCAGatgtgctgctgcaggctgGAGCCAACTTG GAACACGAGTCTGAAGGGGGGCGGACGCCCTTAATGAAGGCAGCAAGGGCGGGACATCTCTGTACTGTGCAGTTCCTTATCAGCAAAG GTGCTAATGTGAACAGAGCTACTGCCAATAATGATCACACAGTTGTGTCTCTGGCGTGTGCTGGAGGACATCTGGCtgtggtggagctgctgctggcgcATGGGGCGGATCCTACACACAGACTTAAA GACGGGTCGACCATGTTGATAGAAGCTGCTAAGGGTGGCCACACCAACGTTGTGTCCTACTTGTTAGACTACCCCAACAACATCCTGTCTGTCCCAGCCCCCGACCTCTCCCAGCTCACTCCCCCCTCGCAAGATGCCTCTCAG GTTCCTCGTGTCCCAATCCAAGCTCTCGCCATGGTAGTGCCCCCTCAGGAGCCTGACCGAGCACCGTCAAACATCGCCACACCCCCACCCATCTCCAGCAAAA GCATGTCTAAACAGAGACAAGCATCCCTTCAGCCCGGCGTCCCCACCTCGGTTGGTAGGGGGCCTGAAGCAGAGCCTCTGCCGCCCTTCCACTTGTGCCAACCTCTAGAGTGCATtgtggaggagacggaggggaagCTCAATGAGCTGGGCCAGAGAATCAGTGCTATTGAGAAGGCCCAGCTTCAGTCACTAGAGCTCATTCAGGGGGAGCCGCTCACCAAAGACAAGATCGAAGAGCTGAAGAAGAGCCGAGAGGAGCAG gtgcagaagaagaagaaaatcttgAAGGAGTTGCAGAAGGTGGAGCGCCAGTTGCAGctgaaaacacagcaacagttCACCAAAGAGTACATGGAGGCGAAGGGCTTAAAAGAAGAGCAAGAAGCCGGACTGAGCCAGAGCCCAGGGCCCGGAAGTACGACGTCTGCCCCAGGCCCCCTTTCCGCCACACCAGGTTCCCAAGTACTAACCGGATCCGACACGGATGAAGAGGCCaacagagatgaggagcagcTGGAAGAGGACGGGGAAGAG gatgaggaagacgatgatgaagaggaaggttCGGAGGAAGAGGCAGATGGTGAAGAGGAAGATTACCCCAAGCTTCCTCAGGTGGGTACAATCCTCTACAGGGATGGACCACAGCCGCCACAGCAGCCTCCTCTGCCCCCTTCGCCACAGGCCCaacctcagcctcctcctccgcctcatcAGACTGCCTTCGTCCCTATCCAACCCCTGCCAGACTACAACCCCACAGACTACCCTGGAAGTACCAGCCCAGAGTTGCAAAGGGTACTCGTGGGTCAGCAGATGCTGGGCCAACAGCAGCAGGGCCAGGGTCAACAGTTGGCTGGGTTAGGCCCAGGAATGATACCTCAGCAGGCCCCAGATGGGCTCATGGTAGCTACACCTGCACAGACGCTCACAGACACGCTGGATGACATCATGGCAG CTGTGAGCAACCGCGTACCCATGCTGAACACTACAACCTCACCCACGCCCCTGTCCCAGCCACCCACACAGACGTCTGCAAACATCGCCTCTCCCCCTTCAGTCCTGCCCCTCTATCCCTCTGTTGACATAGATGCACAT ACGGAGAGTAACCACGATACAGCGCTGACGCTGGCATGTGCTGGAGGACATGAGGAGCTTGTGTCTGTCCTCATTGCAAGGGGAGCCAACATCGAGCATCGTGACAAAAAAG GTTTTACCCCTCTGATCTTGGCTGCCACTGCCGGCCATGTGGGCGTGGTGGAAGTGCTCCTGGACAAAGGGGGTGACATTGAGGCTCAGTCAGAGAGAACCAAAGACACACCCCTCTCCCTGGCCTGCTCTGGAGGACGCCAGGAG GTTGTTGAGTTGCTGCTGCTTCGGGGAGCCAATAAGGAACACCGCAACGTTTCAGACTACACGCCCCTTAGCCTGGCTGCTTCTGGGGGTTACGTCAACATCATCAAAATACTCCTCAATGCTGGAGCCGAGATTAACTCCAG GACTGGCAGTAAGTTGGGGATCTCCCCTTTGATGCTGGCAGCTATGAATGGTCACGTACCAGCAGTGAAGCTGTTGCTAGATATGGGCTCAGACATCAACGCCCAGATTGAgaccaacagaaacacagctcTGACCCTAGCCTGCTTCCAGGGACGGGCTGAAGTCGTCAGTCTGCTGCTTGATCGCAAGGCCAACGTTGAGCATCGTGCTAAG ACTGGTCTTACTCCTCTGATGGAGGCAGCTTCGGGAGGTTATGCAGAGGTGGGCCGAGTGCTGCTGGATAAAGGCGCAGATGTTAACGCTCCCCCTGTCCCCTCATCCCGAGACACTGCCCTCACCATTGCTGCTGACAAGGGCCACTACAAGTTTTGTGAGCTGCTAATCAACAG GGGTGCCCATATCGACGTGCGAAACAAGAAAGGGAACACTCCTCTGTGGCTGGCGGCAAACGGTGGCCATTTTGACGTGGTCCAGCTCCTGGTGCATGCCAGTGCCGACGTGGACGCAGCTGACAACCGCAAGATTACCCCACTCATGGCTGCTTTCCGCAAG gGTCATGTAAAGGTGGTGCAATATCTTGTGAAAGAAGTCAACCAGTTCCCATCAGATATCGAGTGCATGAGATACATCGCCACAATTGCTGACAAG GAGCTGTTGAAGAAGTGCCACCAATGCATGGAGACCATCGTCAAAGCCAAAGACCAGCAGGCAGCCGAGGCCAACAAGAACGCGAGCATTCTCCTCAAGGAGCTAGACTTGGAGAAG TCCCGAGAGGAGAGCAAGAAGCAGGCTCTGGCTGCCAAGCGCGAGAAGCGTAAGGAGAAacgcaagaagaagaaggaggagcagaagaggaagatggaggaggaggaggggcagaaaGTCAAGGAGGAGTTCTCTGAGATgcaggagcagaaggaggatTCAGCTGACG AAAGTGAGGTTCCTATTGAGCCTCCCAGtgcaaccaccaccaccaccattggTATATCTGCCACCTCTACCACTTTCACTACAGCTTTTGGTAAGAAGCGACCTGGTGTGGCCACTACCCCAAGCACCAatcgcaaaaacaaaaagaacaagacAAAGGACTCGCCCAATGAACCCATCATATTACAGGATCCGCAG gtCGCACTAGCACAGCACAAGGCTGACAAGAATAAGATCCACGGTGAGCcgcggggtgggggtgggggagtgaCGGGAGGCAACAGCGATTCTGACCCCTTGGATAGCACCGACTGTGccagtgagagcagcagcagcgggggcaAGAGTCAGGAGCTCAACTACCTACCTGACCTcacctcctcagcctcctcatcctcctcctcttcctcctcctcctcctcctcagcccccTCCTCAGGGGCAGCCCAGGCCATCCTGCCTGGCCCCGAGAAGAGACACTGTCCTCAGCCACAGACTGATGGCAAAATGGACAGCAAGGTCACAGTCTCCATCTCCAAACCAATGCAGAA AGCTTCAGACATGAGCGACTCCACCTCCAACTCCTTGCCCTCTCCATTCAAGACCATGGGTCTTCCCGTCACCTCACCCAACAGTAAGCTCAGCCTCACGAGCCCCAAGAGAGGccagaagagagaagaaggttgGAAGGAGGTTGTCAGAAG ATCAAAGAAGCTGTCTGTGCCAGCCTCCGTCGTGTCTCGAATCATGGGCAGAGGCGGCTGCAACATCACCGCCATCCAGGACGTGACAGGAGCTCACATTGACGTGGACAAACAGAAGGACAAGAACGGGGAGAGGATGATCACCATAAG AGGAGGGACGGAGTCTACGAGGTATGCAGTCCAGCTGATCAATGCTCTAATCCAAGACCCGGCCAAAGAGCTTGAGGATCTTATCCCGAGGAACCACATCAGAGCCCCCGGCTCCAAAACCACCTCCGCTTCCTTCGCCAGCTCCACTGGGGCCACCAGCGGTTCAGCCACTGGACCAAAGGCCCTGAGCTCGTTAGTCAGCTCCACAGGCGTCTCGTTCCaggcctcctcatcctcatcttcatcgtcctctCAGGCCGGAAAGATTGGGAAGGGGCTGTCGTCCAACGTCAGACAGCCTTTCCCTGTGTCTTTGCCCTTGGCGTACGCCCACCCTCAGCTCGCTCTACTCGCTGCTCAGACCATGCACCAGATCAGACACCCTCGTCTACCCATGGCCCAGTTTGGTGGCACCTTCTCTCCCGCCGCCAGCACCTGGGGACCCTTCCCTGTGCGTCCAGTGAGTCCCGGCAGTGCCAACAGCTCCCCCAAACACAACGGAGGAACCAACAGCACCGGATGCCAGGCCAGACCCAACTCAACTCACAATGATCACGGCAACACAGCCAGTACAGGAGCCCCAGTTAcaaccaccaacaccaccaccaccagtgcTCCCAACACGTCTTCAGCTGCAGGCTCACCTCACACTCCCAACCCTACCCCGTACAATCCCCAGCCGAGCATCCCCACCCCTTCCTCTGTCAGAAAACAGCTCTTCGCCCCTGACCCAAAACCTGCTGGTGtcacctctgtgtctgctgctgccactgcaacCAGTGGCACTAATGCAGCACGAGGCACCGGTTCTCCTGCACATCACAGTTCCACTATAACTACCGCTAATGCCTCTCAGCAGCCAGTCGGACCCATCTCACAGCCCCCTGTCCAGCCAGCTAAAACGGAGCCCAGTGCCGTTGCGCCTCCTGGAAAAGACAAGGCCTCTCTACCTGTAGAGAACCAGCCTGTTTCTGTCAGTGAGAGCATCAACTCTGTGGGTTTCAATGCCCCTTCCATGGCTTTACATCCAAAGCCAGAGCAGCGACAGCAAttacctccccctccctcctctgtacCGTCCACAGAGGCTCCACCACCCCTGCTCAACCCACAACACAGCTCCCACCTCCCCTCGGCGCCTCCACCTGTTCTGTCACACAATGTTGCACACCCCAACAACACAGTACCCCATTTCTCAGCCCCTGCGCCCAGAGTCTCCCATCGTATGCAGCCACAAGGGCCTTACTATTCCCTTGCtgaacagcagcagacacaacaacaacaacaacaacagcagcagcagcagcagcagcagcagcagcagcagcaacaatcTGTATTTGTGCCCTTCAACCCTCAGCAAGAACCCCCGAAACAGTCCCAAAACCAGACGTCCCAGCCCACAAGTTTGCCTCCACAAGCCCAAACCCAAGGCTCGCTCCAGGTCTCTGCTAACATGGGTATGATGAACGGTTCCCAGATGCATCATGTGGCCAATGCTGGCAAACCTCAGCAGTTACCTCCCAACTTTGGCCCTGCAGGCCTCTTCAACTTCAGCAGCATCTTTGATAATAATAGCCAG GTTGGAAACAATCAGGTGTGGGGTGCATGCCACCTGCCTGCTCGCTCACCTCCAGAGCAGTCCTACTCGGCCCCACCAGCCTACATGAGCATGGGCCAAATGGAGAATATGAtgcccccacctcctccagacAGCTCCAAGGCCCCTGGCTACCGCTCTGCCTCCCAGAGGATGGTCAACAGCCCCATCG CTTTGACCAGCTACGCCACCAGTATCTCTGGCAGCCCCGTGTATCTGCACGGTCATACAGGGGTTGGCACACCCTCCTTCAGCAGACAGCACTTTTCCCCTCACCCATGGAGTGCATCCACATCAG GTGAATCTCCTGTCCCACCTCCCTCTACAGTGTCATCCTCTGCCCTGTCCACATCCGCTGTGGCCCCTCCCCCCCAGCCTAAGCCAGGCAGCTCCTCTCAGCAGGACCGGAAGGTTCCCCCCCCAATCGGCACAGAGCGGCTGGCCAGGATTAGGCAGACGGGTTCAGTCAACCCACCTCTGCTCACAACCAGCTACACGGCGTCTGTTGGACAGGGAGGCATTTGGTCGTTTGGGGTTGGCAGCGCTTCGG AAGCTATGTCCGGTTGGTCCCAGCCCCTGATGAGCAGCCACATGATGCATCCCCAGCTCCAGGCAGAGCAGTCTGCCTTCTCTCAGCACCAGCCCATGGAGCAGGATGACACCGGCATCGCAAACCCGGCTAACAACTACCACCAGCCGCAGCATTTGCCCAACAGTTACATGGACTTCCCAAAG GGGATACCTATGTCGATGTATGGAGGAACCATGCTGCCCCCTCATCCTCCCATGGGAGAGGGGCCAGGGGGGCCGATGTACAATGGTTTGCACGCTGGTGACCCCGCATGGAGCCCTATCATCAAAGTGGTCCCAAACAATGCAGATAACTCTGACCCACAACAGCAG GTGTGGCCTGGTACCTGGGCACCTCACGTGGGCAACGTGCACCTGAACCACGTCAACTAG